A single region of the Borrelia hermsii DAH genome encodes:
- a CDS encoding glycosyltransferase, translating into MKIAIFTDTYLPNKNGVATSIKQIKEGFERKGHTVYIFCPQSQKSDLREEHIYRCFSIKLNRTLDANLAFPNEIKIKNIIQEYKPEIIHTHSEFTMGKIGKKLALQYNIPIVHTNHTMWDYYLHYLGILKYLIKPDKMMKQFYDQIHHFIYPSTKAHDKYFHLAKNADYKIIPNGVDRNLFIKNLSQEKRQEILNKYGISTNDKIIISVGRINKEKNICLLMEHLKKLLIENKNCKLILIGRGKEETKVRQFKKQYGLEKQIILIGTIPWEEMYYYYKISDVFASLSKSEVYPMTIIEALTAGIPAVLINDIIYKDVIHQGKNGFLINNYEDIYKYMKEIIENDEKLQTLKRTTEETSMMFSSSLFIEKIEQYYSEIINNSRY; encoded by the coding sequence ATGAAAATTGCAATATTCACAGATACATATCTTCCAAACAAAAACGGAGTAGCAACATCTATAAAACAAATTAAAGAAGGCTTTGAAAGAAAAGGTCACACCGTTTATATTTTCTGTCCACAATCTCAAAAATCAGACTTAAGAGAAGAACATATTTACAGATGCTTCTCAATCAAATTGAACCGCACATTAGATGCCAACTTAGCATTTCCAAACGAGATAAAAATAAAAAATATAATACAAGAATATAAACCTGAAATAATTCATACGCATTCGGAATTCACTATGGGAAAAATCGGGAAAAAATTAGCCCTACAATACAATATCCCAATCGTTCATACAAACCATACAATGTGGGATTATTATCTACATTATCTAGGAATTCTTAAATACTTAATTAAGCCAGACAAAATGATGAAGCAATTTTATGATCAAATTCATCATTTCATTTATCCATCAACTAAGGCACATGATAAATATTTTCATCTTGCAAAAAATGCTGACTACAAAATAATCCCAAATGGAGTCGACAGAAACCTTTTCATAAAAAACCTAAGCCAAGAAAAAAGACAAGAAATTCTAAATAAATATGGAATAAGCACAAACGATAAAATCATAATCTCTGTTGGAAGAATAAATAAAGAAAAAAATATATGTTTATTAATGGAACATTTAAAAAAACTTTTAATTGAGAACAAAAATTGCAAGCTCATCCTCATAGGAAGGGGAAAAGAAGAAACTAAGGTAAGGCAATTTAAGAAGCAATATGGACTTGAAAAACAAATAATACTCATTGGAACAATCCCATGGGAAGAAATGTATTACTATTATAAAATATCCGATGTATTTGCAAGTTTATCAAAAAGCGAAGTATATCCAATGACAATAATTGAAGCCTTAACTGCCGGAATACCTGCAGTACTTATTAATGACATAATATACAAAGATGTAATCCATCAAGGAAAAAATGGATTCTTAATAAACAATTATGAAGATATCTACAAATACATGAAAGAAATAATAGAAAACGATGAAAAATTACAAACTTTAAAAAGAACCACAGAAGAAACGTCTATGATGTTTTCAAGCTCACTCTTTATAGAAAAAATTGAACAGTATTATTCCGAAATCATTAACAACTCAAGATATTAA
- a CDS encoding fibronectin type III domain-containing protein, translated as MRLIFIFALFCSCISSVFSQELKLILDSKDGFKFIQEAHNVSFTKGNRDVLGIYLGRYKGALDFNSVDFRLEIEKDNIVKDAALNYFVDSSNAKISNSFYNIAGNSLIFYSSRNTIKFKPLTKKAFFYSGNVISDFTIQFWAYRSTSVTGEVIVSWNGYKNIKGVWLDQAIRLESEGGTFVWNFNNVFLNNNGEPIKIKLKSDDDFIPKEWHLHTVRYRQKDGLLEYLIDSKPQAIEYVTADKREGFGYLLNIGNFIDFALGQYFTGAIENFEIHKSFEDVNSAFFSRDKGYIITEPIKLSKDYSQILSIEFDSVKPKDTDIFYYYRLDNKVFYETGKNGEIKKNLTGDWIHFDPKNGFPKFDVSKYIQIKVEFYPSGDPVESPVLYGMIVTYIPEAAPFPPLITKAVPGSGEILIEWFPVINSNIGGYYIYIGVSPGNYHGKAGSIFTSPIDVGNQTSFRITGLENGRLYYVSVASYNLDKSVNEASFSKEISVRPMEFFEQYE; from the coding sequence ATGAGATTGATTTTTATATTTGCGCTGTTTTGTTCGTGTATTTCTAGTGTTTTTTCTCAGGAACTTAAGTTGATTCTTGATTCTAAGGATGGATTTAAATTTATTCAGGAAGCCCATAACGTTAGCTTTACAAAAGGCAATAGAGATGTTCTTGGGATTTATTTGGGTAGATATAAGGGAGCTTTAGATTTTAATAGTGTTGATTTTAGATTAGAAATAGAAAAAGACAATATTGTTAAGGATGCTGCTTTAAACTATTTTGTTGATTCAAGCAATGCAAAGATTTCAAATTCTTTTTATAATATTGCAGGGAATTCTTTAATTTTTTATTCAAGTCGAAATACTATTAAGTTTAAACCATTAACAAAAAAGGCTTTCTTTTATTCAGGTAATGTAATTTCTGATTTTACTATCCAGTTTTGGGCATACCGTTCTACTTCTGTTACCGGAGAGGTTATTGTAAGTTGGAACGGGTATAAGAATATTAAAGGTGTTTGGCTAGATCAAGCCATTCGGTTAGAGAGTGAAGGCGGAACTTTTGTTTGGAATTTTAATAATGTGTTTTTAAACAATAATGGAGAACCGATTAAGATTAAGCTAAAGAGCGATGATGATTTTATTCCAAAAGAGTGGCATTTGCATACTGTGAGGTATAGGCAAAAAGATGGGTTATTGGAATATTTGATAGACTCTAAGCCCCAGGCTATAGAGTATGTGACTGCTGACAAGAGAGAAGGTTTTGGCTATTTGTTAAATATTGGTAATTTCATTGATTTTGCATTGGGACAGTATTTTACAGGGGCTATTGAGAATTTTGAAATTCATAAAAGTTTTGAAGACGTAAATAGTGCTTTCTTTTCAAGAGATAAGGGATATATTATTACAGAACCAATTAAGCTATCTAAGGACTATTCTCAAATTTTATCTATTGAATTTGATAGCGTAAAGCCAAAAGACACAGATATTTTTTATTATTATAGGTTGGATAATAAGGTGTTTTATGAAACAGGTAAGAATGGAGAGATAAAAAAGAATTTAACAGGAGATTGGATTCATTTTGATCCTAAAAATGGATTTCCTAAGTTTGATGTATCAAAATATATTCAAATTAAGGTGGAATTTTATCCAAGTGGTGATCCTGTGGAGAGTCCGGTTCTTTATGGCATGATTGTTACTTATATACCTGAGGCCGCACCTTTTCCGCCGCTAATAACAAAAGCTGTCCCAGGATCTGGTGAGATATTGATTGAATGGTTTCCAGTTATTAATAGTAATATTGGTGGCTATTATATTTATATTGGCGTTAGTCCTGGTAATTATCATGGTAAAGCCGGAAGTATTTTTACATCTCCTATTGATGTTGGTAATCAGACTTCTTTTAGAATTACAGGTCTTGAGAATGGAAGGCTTTATTATGTTAGTGTTGCTTCTTATAATTTAGACAAGAGTGTAAATGAAGCGTCTTTTTCAAAAGAGATTTCTGTCAGACCTATGGAGTTTTTTGAGCAATATGAATAG
- a CDS encoding YbaB/EbfC family nucleoid-associated protein has protein sequence MAVNPLDFLKNMTSFKDNIDNLKKEMSQIVVCGRAGSDVIVVEMNGEFLVKKVSIKEEFFSDLDNEALEHMIKSAFNDAISKVKEEIKSKTMGSMPFGI, from the coding sequence ATGGCAGTAAATCCATTAGATTTTTTAAAAAATATGACAAGCTTTAAAGATAATATTGATAATCTTAAAAAAGAAATGTCTCAAATTGTTGTCTGTGGCAGGGCAGGAAGCGATGTTATCGTTGTTGAGATGAATGGAGAATTTCTTGTTAAGAAAGTTTCAATTAAAGAAGAATTTTTTAGTGATTTAGATAATGAGGCTCTTGAGCACATGATAAAATCGGCTTTTAATGATGCTATTTCTAAGGTTAAGGAAGAGATAAAATCAAAAACAATGGGCTCTATGCCATTTGGGATTTAA
- the dnaX gene encoding DNA polymerase III subunit gamma/tau, whose product MISARGTAIKRRPRDFNSLEGQDFVVETLKHSIENNRIANAYIFSGPRGVGKTSSARAFARCLNCQAGPTIMPCGVCFSCKSIDNDNSLDIIEIDGASNTSVQDVRQIKEEIMFPPASSKYRVYIIDEVHMLSNSAFNALLKTIEEPPSYIVFIFATTEVHKLPDTIKSRCQHFNFRLLPLEKIYEMLKHVCLEDNIKYEDEALRWIAYKSGGSVRDAYTLFDQIVSLSNSDINFEQIKSKMGLTSDEFLEKLALSILNDDLKELLCVLDAVFLTGISCEQFLLDAIEFFREILFLKLDIKNLMFIGIKLKSLKEKLSSFDLNHVERSISVLLETYRNLQFSVSPKYELEISFIKILRLKDYVPSHFLIKQIQDIEAKVLDEVSFDVNDVDVDTDLKSELGNIPSVDPVKLGLSKIDTALKTEVKDSRRIDFADGDDIDEIFIETKDSFDKVDDNDKIKESFIYLVSKYVQTLVYSGEVLIDNGVLYYKIFSGFEYNQLQAYQNEIRAEFCKEFPRLNVIFQKQFKDNDDEFDNEVLKIKNIFGASEVKD is encoded by the coding sequence ATGATATCTGCAAGAGGTACTGCCATTAAGAGGCGTCCTAGAGATTTTAATTCTCTTGAGGGGCAAGATTTTGTTGTTGAGACCTTAAAACATTCAATAGAGAATAACAGAATAGCAAATGCTTATATATTTTCAGGACCACGAGGAGTTGGCAAGACTTCTTCTGCAAGGGCTTTTGCACGGTGTTTAAATTGTCAGGCAGGACCAACAATTATGCCTTGTGGTGTGTGTTTCAGTTGTAAATCTATTGATAATGATAATAGTCTTGATATTATCGAGATTGATGGTGCTTCAAATACTTCTGTTCAAGATGTTAGACAAATTAAAGAAGAAATAATGTTTCCTCCTGCCAGTTCTAAGTATAGGGTTTACATTATTGATGAAGTACATATGCTTTCAAATTCTGCTTTCAATGCTCTTTTAAAAACAATTGAAGAACCCCCTAGTTATATTGTTTTTATTTTTGCTACGACAGAGGTACATAAACTTCCAGATACAATAAAGAGCAGGTGTCAGCATTTTAATTTTAGGCTTTTACCTTTAGAGAAGATTTATGAGATGTTAAAGCATGTTTGCCTTGAAGATAACATTAAATATGAGGATGAGGCTTTAAGGTGGATTGCTTATAAGAGTGGAGGGAGCGTAAGGGATGCTTATACTCTCTTCGATCAAATTGTGTCATTAAGTAATTCTGACATTAATTTTGAACAAATCAAATCTAAGATGGGATTGACCAGTGATGAATTTTTAGAAAAATTGGCATTAAGCATTCTTAATGATGATTTAAAGGAATTGCTTTGTGTTTTAGATGCTGTATTTTTAACAGGGATTTCATGTGAGCAATTTCTTCTTGATGCAATTGAGTTTTTTAGAGAGATATTATTTCTGAAATTAGACATTAAAAATCTTATGTTTATTGGTATTAAACTTAAGAGTTTAAAAGAAAAATTATCAAGTTTTGATTTGAATCATGTTGAGAGAAGTATTAGTGTATTACTTGAGACTTATAGGAATTTGCAGTTTTCAGTAAGTCCTAAATATGAACTTGAGATTAGTTTTATTAAGATACTTAGGCTTAAAGATTATGTACCTAGTCATTTTTTAATTAAGCAAATTCAAGATATCGAAGCTAAGGTACTTGATGAGGTTAGTTTTGATGTAAATGATGTTGATGTTGATACTGATTTAAAATCAGAATTAGGTAATATTCCTTCAGTAGATCCAGTAAAATTGGGTTTAAGTAAAATTGATACCGCATTAAAGACTGAAGTTAAAGATTCTAGGCGTATTGATTTTGCTGATGGTGATGATATTGATGAGATTTTTATAGAGACAAAAGATAGTTTTGATAAGGTAGATGATAATGATAAAATTAAAGAAAGTTTTATTTATTTAGTATCTAAGTATGTTCAAACTTTAGTATATTCAGGAGAAGTTTTGATTGACAATGGTGTGCTTTATTATAAAATTTTTAGTGGATTTGAGTATAATCAGCTTCAAGCTTATCAGAATGAAATAAGAGCTGAATTTTGTAAAGAATTTCCTAGATTGAATGTTATATTTCAGAAGCAGTTTAAGGATAATGATGATGAGTTTGATAATGAGGTGCTTAAGATCAAAAACATTTTTGGAGCAAGTGAGGTGAAAGATTAG
- a CDS encoding mechanosensitive ion channel family protein — MNEQLGTLNLFKEISIFQDYINTIFETVLGYGLKVLVALLVWYILRFVIKRMGKFFFKAFEKSKLETKLDSTVLNFFKSFFAVMTDMVLILVILPYLGVPTTSVFAIFGSLGLAVGLAAQGILSNFVSGFIVLNSNFFKIGDHISCDDVEGEVNDIQIFFTTLKTVDGKIIKIPNSKFTSTSVTNFSANPKRRIAFSFQVPYDTDIDVLKSKIENLAFSVNREQYGVKDPSVIVKEYTPYYVVMQVRCFVKTEFFWDFQYFIAENIKGILSDMGIKFPIHIVDFSKLH; from the coding sequence ATGAATGAACAGTTAGGAACATTGAATTTATTTAAAGAAATATCTATTTTTCAGGATTATATTAATACAATTTTTGAAACGGTACTAGGTTATGGATTAAAAGTTTTAGTAGCACTATTAGTGTGGTACATTTTAAGGTTTGTTATTAAGAGGATGGGTAAGTTTTTTTTTAAGGCTTTTGAAAAATCTAAGTTGGAGACGAAGCTAGATTCTACTGTTCTTAATTTTTTTAAGTCATTTTTTGCAGTGATGACAGATATGGTGTTAATTCTGGTGATTTTGCCTTATCTTGGTGTTCCTACGACTTCTGTTTTTGCTATATTTGGATCTCTAGGTCTTGCAGTTGGTCTTGCTGCTCAAGGAATTTTATCTAACTTTGTTAGTGGATTTATTGTTCTAAATTCCAATTTTTTTAAAATCGGCGATCACATTAGCTGTGATGATGTTGAGGGTGAGGTAAATGATATTCAGATATTTTTTACTACACTTAAGACTGTAGATGGTAAGATTATTAAGATTCCAAATAGTAAGTTTACAAGTACATCAGTTACTAATTTTTCTGCAAATCCTAAAAGGAGGATTGCATTCAGTTTTCAAGTGCCTTATGATACAGATATTGATGTTCTTAAAAGCAAGATAGAAAATTTGGCATTCTCAGTTAATAGGGAACAATATGGTGTTAAGGATCCCAGTGTTATTGTAAAGGAATATACGCCTTATTACGTAGTCATGCAAGTTAGATGTTTTGTAAAGACTGAGTTTTTTTGGGATTTTCAATATTTCATAGCAGAAAATATTAAAGGTATTTTAAGTGATATGGGAATAAAATTTCCCATTCATATTGTGGATTTTAGCAAATTGCATTAA
- the uvrC gene encoding excinuclease ABC subunit UvrC, whose protein sequence is MREHLNHLHKKVQELPTTSGCYKMYSQNNKILYIGKAKNLRARVKNYFLKRISHKTKILMRNVANIEVITTNSEYEALLLECNLIKEYKPDYNIKLKDDKGYPMIRITCEKYPRIFKTRKIINDGSEYFGPYVNAKNLDLVLDLINKTFKTRKCKKKSKTPCLYFHMGQCLGVCYREDLEEQYKKEVDKIRHILNGKISKLLDETEIKMKEAIKKEDFEAAIKLKETKRSLIEISQTQIITRMNKLSADYIYIHQTDSLNAIVILKYKDGKLVEKDINFDESIYEEDELTAKFITQYYTALNMIVPNKIYIFKKIETENITKLINELKNTKTEIICEETKETIKIMEMAISNAKIALREYDNEKNRALESLKNILEMTKLPKTIEGFDISHLNGHKTVASLVSFKMGKPFKDGYRVYKINSLNNGEIDDLKAIKEVISRRYSKLINEQLALPDLILIDGGKGQLSAAYSILKGLKIENEVIVCALAKKEEIIFLPNKTQGIKLSKGNPALQILQNVRDEAHRRANSFNRTLRRNIKLNYSKIKGIGEEKAKNILKTLGTYKDILLLNEDEIAKKMKINIKMAKKIKKFSEDQNLKNTYSIKS, encoded by the coding sequence ATGAGAGAACATTTAAACCACTTACACAAAAAAGTACAAGAATTACCAACAACAAGTGGATGTTATAAGATGTACTCACAAAACAATAAAATACTATACATTGGAAAAGCAAAAAACTTAAGAGCAAGAGTAAAAAACTACTTTTTAAAAAGAATCAGCCATAAAACAAAAATACTAATGAGAAATGTAGCAAATATAGAAGTAATTACCACAAATAGTGAATACGAGGCTCTACTCTTAGAGTGCAACTTAATCAAGGAATACAAACCAGACTATAATATCAAGTTAAAAGACGATAAAGGGTACCCTATGATAAGAATAACTTGCGAGAAATACCCAAGAATCTTTAAAACTAGAAAAATAATAAATGACGGAAGTGAATACTTCGGTCCATATGTTAATGCAAAAAATCTAGACTTAGTATTAGACCTTATTAACAAAACATTTAAAACTAGAAAATGCAAAAAGAAATCAAAAACTCCCTGTCTTTATTTCCACATGGGACAATGTCTTGGGGTATGCTACAGAGAAGATCTTGAAGAACAATACAAAAAAGAAGTAGATAAAATAAGACATATCCTAAATGGAAAGATATCTAAACTTTTAGATGAAACTGAAATAAAAATGAAAGAAGCAATTAAAAAGGAAGATTTTGAAGCAGCAATAAAATTAAAAGAAACTAAAAGATCATTAATTGAGATAAGTCAAACACAAATAATTACAAGAATGAATAAACTTAGTGCAGACTATATATACATTCATCAAACTGATAGTTTAAATGCAATAGTAATACTTAAATACAAAGACGGCAAACTAGTAGAAAAAGACATAAATTTTGATGAAAGCATATATGAAGAGGATGAGCTAACAGCAAAATTTATAACACAATACTATACAGCCCTAAACATGATAGTACCAAATAAAATATATATTTTTAAAAAAATTGAGACTGAAAATATCACAAAACTAATAAACGAACTTAAAAATACAAAAACTGAAATAATATGCGAAGAAACTAAAGAGACTATAAAGATAATGGAAATGGCAATTTCTAATGCAAAAATCGCATTAAGAGAATATGATAACGAAAAAAATAGAGCACTAGAAAGTCTAAAAAACATTCTTGAAATGACAAAACTACCAAAGACAATTGAGGGATTTGATATTTCTCATCTTAATGGACATAAAACAGTAGCATCACTTGTTAGCTTTAAAATGGGTAAACCTTTTAAAGATGGATATAGAGTTTATAAAATCAACTCATTAAATAATGGAGAGATTGATGACCTTAAGGCAATAAAAGAAGTTATATCAAGGCGATACTCAAAGCTAATTAATGAACAATTAGCATTACCTGATTTAATATTAATCGATGGAGGAAAAGGTCAATTAAGTGCTGCTTATTCCATTTTAAAAGGATTAAAAATTGAAAATGAAGTTATTGTTTGTGCATTAGCAAAAAAAGAAGAAATAATATTTTTGCCAAATAAAACACAAGGCATTAAACTTTCAAAAGGAAATCCTGCTCTTCAGATATTACAAAATGTTCGAGATGAAGCTCACAGAAGAGCAAACAGCTTTAATAGAACACTACGCAGAAATATAAAATTGAATTACAGCAAAATAAAAGGAATTGGTGAAGAAAAAGCTAAAAATATTTTAAAAACACTTGGAACATACAAAGATATATTGCTCCTAAACGAAGATGAAATAGCTAAGAAAATGAAAATAAACATTAAAATGGCAAAAAAAATAAAAAAATTTTCAGAAGATCAAAATTTAAAAAATACATATTCCATAAAGTCTTAA
- the holA gene encoding DNA polymerase III subunit delta, translated as MQEIYLLLGKEQGLKEAYLNDIFNKLNADDICITKLFMSELSSYELSERLLTNSLFSKGEVFIIYESENLKNKKDLELIYSTILKPLNKIIIFISNENSISFDPKGSLNIVKKTFYELSDTDKFVFVKKSFFKLGIKITDKAINLMLFMLDADTRILQFYINSFALMIKNKTIDEHDINSWLSFVRIENSFSLFESILKKDMECALVKVKSILEQGEDLINILMSLGWQFKKFLKVKIDYESSNNISSVFKKHKIFVSLEKIYKIGLKNYSILDIKFILKILHKFDLYARIYGKNMHLNLSYFMISILLTKDDTILNNFSFKSECTF; from the coding sequence ATGCAAGAAATTTATTTACTCTTAGGCAAAGAACAGGGATTAAAAGAAGCTTATTTAAATGATATTTTTAATAAGTTGAATGCTGATGATATATGTATTACTAAGCTTTTTATGTCTGAATTATCATCATATGAGCTTTCTGAGCGGCTTTTGACCAATTCTCTTTTTTCTAAAGGGGAAGTTTTTATTATTTATGAGTCTGAAAATTTAAAAAATAAGAAAGATTTAGAGTTAATTTATAGTACAATCTTAAAGCCTTTAAATAAAATTATTATTTTTATTTCTAATGAAAATTCAATCAGTTTTGATCCTAAAGGTTCTTTGAATATAGTTAAGAAAACTTTTTATGAGCTATCTGATACTGATAAGTTTGTATTTGTAAAGAAAAGTTTTTTCAAGCTTGGAATTAAAATTACAGATAAAGCCATAAATTTAATGCTTTTTATGTTAGATGCAGATACTAGGATTTTGCAGTTTTATATAAATTCCTTTGCCCTTATGATTAAAAATAAAACCATTGATGAACATGATATAAATTCTTGGCTTAGTTTTGTGCGCATTGAGAATTCATTTTCCTTGTTTGAGTCAATTTTGAAAAAAGATATGGAGTGTGCTTTAGTTAAAGTTAAATCCATCTTGGAGCAAGGAGAAGATTTAATTAATATTTTAATGAGTCTTGGTTGGCAATTTAAAAAATTTTTAAAGGTAAAAATAGATTATGAGAGTTCAAATAATATTTCATCTGTCTTTAAAAAGCATAAAATATTTGTCTCACTAGAGAAAATTTATAAGATAGGGCTTAAAAATTATTCAATTTTGGATATCAAATTTATTTTGAAAATATTACATAAGTTTGATCTATATGCAAGGATCTATGGTAAGAATATGCATTTAAATTTATCATATTTTATGATATCAATATTATTAACTAAAGATGACACCATTCTTAATAATTTTTCTTTTAAATCTGAGTGTACTTTTTAA
- a CDS encoding tetratricopeptide repeat protein, producing the protein MNSINFEQALELYKKGDFKNALLNLDVFDDSFDSLSLKSLIYFKLKDYKALLYVLDTYPVLNEYNFLIKLLHYGKFEGQEDELSYFQNYNLGVFYFGLKDYEKSLSCFLKANKQHPSLIQAINNAAILFEILGRKDEAIQMIVKAVDVDKNNALVKLNAWFLKNNCIFKDAKPFEIDESFKEANLSLIVNYLMYYLYFIGEISGAIKLSEKFLTDSSYSKYIWHNRATILHKIGNMTQATKSYVKAILSFPNIYTIYNMHIATIELLNFSPKRAIDRMLLDYPNMDLVYFYAFLFFLRNRELEDAHFYLKKLCEIKPDIYSAFLNLLESREDILIEELLDEFAVFLKGKWTLEYLFFIDNSLNLKDPVFVFDYNTRLCPYIWKIRDEHIELRASNNEVELAEKIFLDELTRIKLDVAIKEIRDLIDAYRDFRINY; encoded by the coding sequence ATGAATAGTATTAATTTTGAGCAAGCCTTAGAGCTTTATAAAAAGGGCGATTTTAAGAATGCTCTTTTAAATCTTGATGTTTTTGATGATAGTTTTGATTCTCTATCTCTTAAGTCTTTAATTTATTTTAAACTAAAGGATTATAAGGCACTCCTATATGTATTAGATACTTATCCTGTTTTAAATGAGTATAATTTTTTAATTAAACTTTTACATTATGGTAAATTTGAGGGTCAAGAAGATGAATTGAGTTATTTCCAAAATTATAATCTTGGTGTTTTTTATTTTGGATTAAAAGATTATGAGAAATCTTTAAGTTGTTTTTTAAAAGCCAATAAGCAACATCCTAGCTTGATTCAGGCTATTAATAATGCTGCTATTTTATTTGAGATTTTGGGCAGGAAAGATGAGGCTATCCAAATGATTGTTAAAGCTGTTGATGTGGATAAAAATAATGCTCTTGTTAAATTAAATGCTTGGTTTTTAAAAAATAATTGTATATTCAAGGATGCTAAACCATTTGAGATAGATGAGAGTTTTAAAGAGGCCAATCTTTCTCTTATTGTTAATTATTTAATGTATTATCTTTATTTTATTGGAGAGATCAGTGGTGCAATTAAACTTTCCGAGAAATTTTTAACAGATTCGAGTTATTCTAAATATATTTGGCATAATAGAGCAACTATTTTGCATAAAATAGGTAATATGACGCAAGCCACTAAATCCTATGTAAAAGCTATTTTAAGTTTTCCCAATATTTATACAATATATAATATGCATATTGCTACAATAGAGCTTTTAAATTTTTCTCCTAAGAGAGCTATTGATAGAATGTTGTTAGATTATCCTAATATGGATTTAGTTTATTTTTATGCATTTTTATTTTTTTTAAGGAATCGTGAGCTTGAAGATGCTCATTTTTATCTTAAAAAGCTTTGTGAAATTAAACCAGATATTTATTCTGCATTTTTAAATTTACTTGAATCTAGAGAAGATATTTTGATTGAAGAACTCTTAGACGAATTTGCAGTGTTTTTAAAGGGCAAATGGACGTTGGAATATTTGTTCTTTATTGACAATTCCTTGAATTTAAAAGATCCTGTTTTTGTATTTGATTATAATACTAGACTGTGTCCATATATTTGGAAAATTAGAGATGAACATATTGAACTTAGAGCTAGCAACAATGAAGTGGAACTTGCTGAGAAAATTTTTTTAGATGAACTTACACGAATTAAATTGGATGTTGCAATTAAAGAGATTAGAGACTTAATTGATGCTTATAGGGATTTTAGGATCAATTATTAA
- a CDS encoding DUF3298 domain-containing protein: MAIKLIIAIFLLMMSCTKHEEKIESTEINIETKIIKETITDENNNIFHIDAQIPTIEGLELGFEEFIQEWKIYKTELLKTNKSKEYAYEFSYNSDFEIFKNPDLKITSVLYSQYTIDKYDANGLTTYHPINLRGKAKIKLKDIISKDQLDSLMQVLREQVEKDFRKFGIYSDNQSEFEKEFEKTFKQYKYYFKNNNVVIFYDPIVIRPHVDGKVEFIFPIDNNTENQETDCPICSK, translated from the coding sequence ATGGCAATTAAACTCATAATAGCAATATTTTTATTAATGATGTCATGCACAAAACATGAGGAAAAAATAGAAAGCACTGAAATTAATATTGAAACAAAAATTATCAAAGAGACCATTACTGACGAGAATAATAATATTTTTCACATCGATGCTCAAATTCCCACCATAGAAGGCCTAGAACTTGGATTTGAAGAGTTTATACAAGAATGGAAAATTTATAAAACCGAATTACTTAAAACAAACAAATCCAAAGAATATGCCTATGAATTTTCTTATAACTCTGACTTTGAAATATTCAAAAACCCAGACCTTAAAATAACATCAGTTCTATACAGCCAATACACAATAGACAAATATGATGCAAATGGACTTACAACATATCATCCAATTAATTTAAGGGGAAAAGCAAAAATAAAACTTAAAGACATAATTTCAAAAGATCAATTAGACTCTTTGATGCAAGTATTAAGAGAACAGGTAGAGAAAGATTTTAGAAAATTTGGTATTTATTCTGACAATCAATCTGAATTTGAAAAAGAATTTGAAAAAACTTTCAAACAATATAAATATTACTTTAAAAACAATAATGTAGTAATTTTTTATGACCCGATCGTAATACGCCCACACGTAGATGGAAAAGTTGAATTTATCTTTCCAATCGATAACAATACCGAAAACCAGGAAACAGATTGTCCAATATGCTCAAAATAA